In Coccidioides posadasii str. Silveira chromosome 4, complete sequence, one genomic interval encodes:
- a CDS encoding uncharacterized protein (EggNog:ENOG410PJ8S~COG:S), with protein sequence MGKMQHSIFAPNKVAKAWHPNWLVYFGMSKATRITPPPRINLPVIQTPRSHTTSSLANSSEYRKDIDNVLKGELLRFLHADIPGFFEAFFGEIEGLGSTAQAVFDRCKAGEESLYTEEGGWTGWPENAEEKCVLDWLVETMGTLVQFAEEHDPTQNIDRRPLAQPSRPVGGSTAKRKLDIAFVDDPNATENTRCHWSQILVPGELKNDQMYDTPLGARVDLGRYVREVLSAQDSRRFVPGFTLCGPFLRVWHFDRSGGIASEKFDINKDGCRFITVMLGFLRMDQKQLGFDPTIVTVDGTRCIEIERNGEKELLVIDEVIGRAHCIAGRATTCWKVHHKGSSTQLVVKDSWQYPERDEEGKFLSEAMEKGVINVARYYHHQTIRIDGRDDTTETARKGLGVTADEEPSKSVVIRGKSRKKKQATGEKRSSDSLQAPLPPSKRTRSSSPTKATATIQYRVHRRVVVQDYGKCIYKATSRVLLLSALDGCIRGYQSLHERAGMIQSDISLGNLMVNEEDDDSSQKAFLIDLDLAVKEQREGFSGARGKTGTRAFMAIGVLYGEKHSFMHDLESFFWVLFWICIHYEGPGKGRVVKRFEKWNYMDTEDLAAAKKGVIDHEKDFLRTIEDNFTPFYKPLAPWVNRLRRCVFPGDKRWEKEYSKLYSDMLTVLRDGQEDPAVID encoded by the exons ATGGGCAAGATGCAGCATTCAATCTTCGCTCCAAACAAGGTGGCCAAAGCGTGGCATCCGAATTGGCTGGTTTATTTCGGCATGTCGAAG GCCACGAGGATTACGCCTCCACCGCGAATTAACTTACCGGTCATTCAGACACCGCGGTCACATACCACCAGCAGTCTTGCCAATTCGTCAGAGTACCGAAAAGACATCGATAATGTGCTAAAGGGAGAACTTCTTAGATTTCTCCATGCGGATATCCCAGGATTTTTTGAAGCATTTTTCGGCGAGATTGAGGGGCTTGGCTCGACCGCGCAGGCTGTTTTTGACAGATGCAAAGCCGGAGAAGAGTCTTTATACACTGAAGAAGGAGGTTGGACTGGTTGGCCGGAAAATGCAGAGGAGAAGTGCGTGTTGGACTGGCTGGTGGAGACCATGGGCACACTTGTGCAGTTCGCTGAGGAACATGATCCAACTCAAAACATCGACCGTAGACCGCTTGCCCAGCCGTCTCGCCCTGTGGGCGGGTCTACTGCAAAGCGAAAACTTGATATCGCGTTTGTGGACGATCCAAATGCTACAGAAAACACCCGTTGCCACTGGTCGCAGATCCTGGTCCCGGGAGAGTTGAAGAATGACCAGATGTATGATACCCCTTTGGGAGCGCGGGTTGATCTGGGGAGATATGTCAGAGAGGTCTTGTCTGCTCAGGATTCCCGCCGCTTTGTTCCCGGGTTCACCCTCTGCGGCCCATTCCTCCGTGTTTGGCACTTTGACCGGTCCGGTGGGATTGCATCTGAGAAATTCGATATCAACAAGGACGGCTGTCGGTTTATTACGGTGATGCTAGGGTTCCTTCGGATGGACCAAAAGCAGCTAGGGTTCGATCCCACTATTGTCACCGTGGATGGTACACGCTGCATTGAGATTGAGCGAAATGGCGAGAAGGAGCTTCTTGTGATTGATGAGGTGATTGGGCGGGCACACTGCATCGCCGGCCGGGCCACTACCTGCTGGAAAGTCCACCACAAAGGATCATCGACACAGCTTGTGGTCAAGGACTCTTGGCAGTATCCAGAGCGCGACGAAGAAGGGAAGTTTCTCAGCGAAGCGATGGAGAAGGGTGTGATCAACGTGGCTCGGTACTATCACCACCAGACCATCCGCATCGACGGCCGGGATGATACTACCGAAACTGCGCGCAAGGGTCTTGGTGTCACAGCGGATGAGGAACCGAGTAAGTCAGTGGTGATAAGAGGCAAATCCCGCAAGAAGAAACAGGCCACCGGAGAAAAACGGTCGTCCGACAGCCTCCAAGCTCCGCTACCCCCAAGCAAGCGCACGCGGTCGTCCTCTCCTACCAAGGCCACTGCGACAATACAGTATCGGGTGCACCGCCGTGTCGTTGTCCAGGATTACGGCAAATGTATATACAAGGCTACTTCAAGGGTTCTCCTACTTTCTGCATTGGATGGATGTATACGTGGGTATCAGTCGTTGCATGAGAGAGCTGGGATGATCCAAAGCGATATCTCGCTGGGGAACCTCATGGTGAatgaggaagatgatgattCTTCTCAAAAAGCCTTCTTGATCGACCTTGATCTTGCGGTAAAGGAACAGCGAGAGGGGTTCTCAGGGGCGCGTGGTAAGACCGGCACGAGGGCCTTCATGGCCATCGGCGTGCTCTATGGCGAGAAGCACTCCTTCATGCACGATCTTGAGTCCTTTTTCTGGGTCCTCTTCTGGATATGCATCCACTACGAGGGCCCGGGGAAGGGAAGAGTTGTTAAGCGGTTCGAAAAATGGAACTATATGGACACAGAAGATCTTGCTGCTGCCAAAAAGGGGGTAATAGATCATGAAAAGGATTTTCTCAGGACTATCGAGGACAATTTCACCCCATTCTACAAGCCCTTAGCTCCGTGGGTCAACAGGCTACGACGGTGTGTTTTTCCCGGTGATAAACGGTGGGAGAAAGAGTATTCAAAGCTGTACTCCGACATGCTTACTGTTCTTCGGGATGGACAAGAGGACCCAGCCGTTATAGACTAG